One window of Helicobacter pylori genomic DNA carries:
- the hpnL gene encoding nickel-binding protein HpnL, with protein MAHHEQQQQQQANSQHHHHHHAHHHHYYGGEHHHHNAQQHAEQQAEQQAQQQQQQQAHQQQQQKAQQQNQQY; from the coding sequence ATGGCACACCATGAACAACAACAGCAACAACAGGCTAACAGCCAACACCACCACCATCACCACGCACACCACCACCATTACTACGGCGGTGAACACCATCACCATAATGCGCAACAACACGCTGAACAACAAGCAGAGCAACAAGCTCAACAACAGCAACAACAACAAGCACACCAACAACAACAACAAAAAGCACAACAACAAAACCAACAATATTGA